One window of Fusarium keratoplasticum isolate Fu6.1 chromosome 2, whole genome shotgun sequence genomic DNA carries:
- a CDS encoding DJ-1 protein-PfpI domain-containing protein produces the protein MSANKTSAVSDEPIDVLFAVHEKFDLLDFAGALEVFNTAAHDFNDPENNKAFEITIVGPEPKVISDQGVIVGSQISYKEAHDRLEDFDVLVVVGGNSKEVVEKELEPLSLITDFSELQKRDPARERTILSVCTGALFLGKQGILSGLSATTHPDFFTTFENICSDAATQNLQERTDVIEDARYVVNNLRFDLGDEDENPYIRRKSDSGRRPSNARKGSMSWKGSNTRRESITRRAAMRLGGLRVVTSGGVSSGIDAALYLVSALVDDACAAEVARILQWTWNKGVVVDGLDV, from the exons ATGAGTGCGAACAAGACCTCGGCCGTCTCTGACGAGCCCATTGACGTCCTTTTCGCCGTCCACGAGAAGTTCGATCTTTTGGACTTTGCCGGTGCGCTCGAGGTCTTCAACACTGCCGCCCACGACTTCAATGACCCTGAGA ACAACAAGGCCTTCGAGATCACCATCGTCGGCCCTGAGCCCAAGGTCATCTCGGACCAGGGTGTCATCGTCGGCTCCCAGATCTCCTACAAGGAGGCCCACGACCGCCTCGAGGACTttgatgtcctcgtcgtcgtcggcggcaACTCCAAggaggtcgtcgagaaggagctcgagcccctcagcctcatcaccgATTTCTCGGAGCTCCAGAAGCGGGACCCCGCCCGCGAGCGTACCATCCTCTCCGTGTGCACCGGTGCCCTCTTCCTGGGCAAGCAGGGCATCCTCTCTGGCCTGTCTGCCACCACCCACCCCGACTTCTTCACCACCTTTGAGAACATCTGCAGTGATGCAGCCACCCAGAACCTCCAGGAGCGTACCGACGTGATCGAGGACGCCCGCTACGTCGTCAACAACCTGCGATTCGACCTcggagacgaggacgagaaccCCTACATCCGCCGAAAGTCCGATTCCGGACGCCGCCCTTCAAACGCCCG AAAGGGAAGCATGTCGTGGAAGGGCTCCAACACGCGCCGCGAGTCAATCACTCGTCGTGCCGCAATGCGGCTTGGTGGCCTCCGTGTGGTCACCTCAGGGGGTGTCAGCTCTGGCATTGATGCAGCTCTGTATCTTGTCAGCGCtctcgttgatgatgcgTGTGCGGCGGAGGTGGCCAGGATCCTTCAGTGGACCTGGAACAAGGGCGTTGTCGTCGATGGTCTCGACGTCTAA
- a CDS encoding SAP domain-containing protein, whose product MTDWAKLKVVDLKAELKRRGLQQHGLKTELVARLVEADEEQSRGEGLGEPEGANEDVPMADEPVDDESRTESVTPDVEAVEKPAAEDAEVEENTTNEEKAGNDKVDTTKADVNAEEKSEPQQPETVKNGAPEEAPEVSNPTADVPIPGKEAGAQSREPTVEEASRAATTTAASPPSLEATPAAERQKRKRRSLTPPPTEEAIARKRARADEGTANGDSFPAREEQSQPQAEEQEEPAPMNIDNEEPQPEKNQETAPASAPAPEPEPESNAPREEAPADKPQEMDYERDVAPSVHPATPALYVKNLMRPLRPQDVKAHLVDLATPPRDPLDDNIIVEFFLDQIRTHAFVVFRTTAAAARVRNALHDIVWPNESNRRPLWLDFIPPEKVRDWIETEHASGGPRGRSSARWEVVYENGPDGVVEAHLEEATASTSRAGPPPGPRQPTGPSMMGGDPVPLGPRGYRDPAIPTGPRPVRPGTGPGPRPPPTNPGGASKRTNSRPAIYYQPVSEDLASRRIDNMRSFYSTDRDRDFGRDINRYSFEDGASFVDRGKEVFEGIRPPHRERAVERERRGGRRRGGRGGGRPRSDRYLPPPRDDRRPRFGSEPENGFDRMRD is encoded by the coding sequence ATGACCGACtgggccaagctcaaggtcgtCGACCTGAAAGCCGAGCTCAAACGACGCGGCCTCCAGCAGCATGGCCTCAAGACCGAACTTGTCGCGCGACTAGTCGAAGCCGATGAAGAGCAATCGCGAGGGGAGGGCTTGGGCGAGCCTGAAGGCGCGAACGAAGATGTACCCATGGCCGATGAGCCTGTCGACGATGAATCTCGAACCGAATCTGTAACCCCCGATGTCGAAGCGGTCGAGAAGCCTGCGGCCGAAGATGCAGAGGTGGAGGAAAACACGACGAATGAAGAAAAGGCGGGAAACGACAAAGTTGATACGACCAAGGCAGACGTGAatgcagaggagaagagcgagCCACAACAACCAGAGACTGTCAAGAACGGGGCGCCCGAGGAAGCTCCTGAAGTCTCCAACCCCACTGCAGATGTGCCGATACCTGGAAAGGAGGCAGGTGCTCAATCCAGAGAACCGACAGTCGAGGAGGCATCAAGAGCTGCAACTACGACCGCggcctctcctccctctctcgAAGCAACACCCGCTGCAGAGAGACAGAAGCGCAAACGCCGCTCTCTCACACCGCCGCCAACtgaagaagccatcgcgCGCAAACGCGCCCGCGCAGACGAGGGCACGGCAAACGGAGACTCCTTCCCCGCGCGTGAGGAACAATCACAGCCtcaggctgaggagcaggaAGAACCTGCGCCTATGAACATCGACAACGAGGAGCCGCAGCCAGAAAAGAATCAAGAAACTGCACCTGCGTCCGCGCCCGCGCCCGAACCGGAGCCCGAGTCAAACGCGCCGCGAGAGGAAGCACCCGCCGATAAACCGCAGGAAATGGACTACGAGAGAGATGTTGCACCTTCGGTGCACCCAGCTACTCCAGCCCTCTATGTCAAGAACTTGATGCGCCCCCTTCGGCCCCAGGACGTCAAGGCGCACCTCGTTGACCTCGCAACGCCACCAAGAGATCCCCTTGACGATAATATCATTGTCGAGTTCTTCCTCGACCAGATCCGCACCCATGCCTTTGTCGTTTTCAGGACCACCGCTGCGGCCGCCCGCGTTCGCAACGCCCTCCACGACATCGTCTGGCCCAATGAGAGCAACCGCAGGCCCCTCTGGCTCGACTTTATTCCTCCCGAGAAGGTACGTGACTGGATTGAGACGGAGCATGCCAGCGGCGGTCCGCGTGGACGCTCCAGTGCTAGATGGGAGGTTGTTTATGAGAACGGCCCCGACGGGGTTGTCGAGGctcatcttgaagaagccacaGCCTCCACGTCTCGCGCAGGCCCTCCGCCGGGTCCACGACAGCCCACGGGCCCCTCCATGATGGGCGGCGACCCTGTTCCCCTCGGCCCCAGAGGCTATCGCGACCCTGCTATTCCAACAGGACCTCGTCCTGTCCGACCAGGCACCGGACCTGGCCCTCGTCCTCCCCCTACCAACCCAGGTGGTGCCTCCAAGCGCACCAACAGCCGGCCTGCTATCTACTACCAGCCAGTGTCCGAAGATCTCGCAAGCCGCCGAATCGACAACATGCGCTCCTTCTACTCGACGGACCGCGACCGCGACTTTGGCCGCGACATCAACCGCTACTCCTTTGAGGACGGAGCCTCCTTCGTCGACCGAGGCAAGGAGGTCTTTGAAGGCATCCGACCCCCACACCGCGAGCGTGCCGTTGAACGTGAGCGTCGCGGAGGACGTCGCCGTGGCGGCAGAGGTGGTGGTCGCCCTCGGAGTGATCGCTACTTACCTCCTCCCCGCGACGACCGACGACCTCGGTTTGGCTCCGAGCCCGAGAACGGCTTTGACCGGATGAGGGACTGA
- a CDS encoding Carbamoyl-phosphate synthase, producing MFSRLASFAKPAAKSASAPGRSMLQVRYLSEQAVAGSKGRKMPFTATRATAPVASLPATLTIRDGPVFQGKAFGANANISGEAVFTTSLVGYPESMTDPSYRGQILVFTQPLIGNYGVPSNARDQYNLLKYFESPHVQCAGVVVSDVAVNYSHWTAVESLGEWCAREGVPAISGVDTRAIVTYLREQGSSLARISIGDEYDADEDESFIDPGQINLVKRVSTKAPFVVESPGASLHVALIDCGVKENILRSLVSRGASVTVFPYDYPIHKVAQHFDGVFISNGPGDPTHCQDTVYNLARLMETSSIPIMGICLGHQLLALAVGARTIKLKYGNRAHNIPALDLTTGQCHITSQNHGYAIDASTLPSEFKEYFVNLNDGSNEGMMHKTRPIFSTQFHPEAKGGPMDSSYLFDKYLQNVQLAKSNQTVYKDNRPSPLMLDILSRQRVGVEPTPLAASA from the coding sequence ATGTTCTCCCGACTGGCATCCTTTGCCAAACCCGCGGCCAAGTCCGCGTCGGCTCCTGGCCGATCTATGCTTCAGGTCCGATACCTGTCTGAGCAGGCCGTTGCTGGCAGCAAGGGCAGGAAAATGCCCTTCACTGCTACCCGAGCTACTGCTCCTGTCGCTTCCCTTCCTGCGACTCTCACTATCCGAGATGGTCCCGTCTTCCAGGGCAAGGCCTTCggcgccaacgccaacatcTCTGGCGAGGCTGTCTTCACCACCTCCCTGGTTGGCTACCCCGAGTCCATGACCGACCCCTCCTACCGAGGCCAGATCCTCGTCTTCACCCAGCCCCTCATTGGCAACTATGGTGTTCCCTCCAACGCCCGAGACCAGTACAACCTCCTCAAGTACTTCGAGTCCCCCCACGTCCAGTGCGCCGGTGTTGTCGTCTCCGACGTTGCTGTCAACTACAGCCACTGGACCGCCGTTGAGAGTCTGGGAGAGTGGTGCGCCCGAGAGGGTGTTCCCGCCATCTCTGGCGTCGATACCCGTGCCATTGTCACCTACCTCCGAGAGCAGGGTTCCTCCCTCGCTAGGATCTCCATTGGTGACGAGTacgatgccgatgaggatgagagcTTCATCGACCCTGGCCAGATCAACCTGGTCAAGCGCGTCAGCACCAAGGCTCCCTTCGTTGTCGAGTCTCCCGGTGCCTCTCTGCACGTTGCCCTCATCGACTGCGGTGTCAAGGAGAACATTCTCCGCAGCCTGGTCAGCCGAGGCGCCTCCGTCACCGTCTTCCCCTACGACTACCCCATCCACAAGGTCGCTCAGCACTTTGACGGTGTCTTCATCTCGAACGGTCCCGGTGACCCTACTCACTGCCAGGACACTGTCTACAACCTCGCTCGCCTCATGGAGACCTCGtccatccccatcatggGTATTTGCCTGGGCCACCAGCTTCTGGCCCTCGCCGTCGGTGCCCGcaccatcaagctcaagtaCGGCAACCGTGCTCACAACATCCCCGCCCTTGACTTGACCACAGGCCAGTGCCACATCACCAGCCAGAACCACGGTTACGCCATTGACGCCAGCACTCTTCCCAGCGAGTTCAAGGAGTACTTTGTCAACCTTAACGATGGTAGCAACGAGGGTATGATGCACAAGACCCgccccatcttctccaccCAGTTCCAccccgaggccaagggcgGTCCCATGGACAGCTCCTACCTCTTCGACAAGTACCTCCAGAACGTCCAGCTCGCCAAGAGCAACCAGACCGTCTACAAGGACAACCGACCCAGCCCCCTCATGCTCGACATTCTCAGCCGACAGCGTGTTGGCGTCGAGCCCACTCCCCTTGCCGCTTCGGCTTAG
- a CDS encoding putative electron transfer flavoprotein subunit beta, translating to MSALRILVPVKRVIDYAVKPRVNKAQTGVETAGVKHSMNPFDELSVEESVRIREKKRAPGGVEDICVISAGPPKAQDVLRTAMAMGADRGIHVELKDGEELEPLTVAKLLRQAAEQQKSNLVVLGKQSIDDDANQTGQMLAGLLGWPQATQASKVEFGAGDEVIVTKEVDGGVETVKAKLPLVITTDLRLNEPRYASLPNIMKAKKKKLEKVKLSDFGLDNEKRLKVLKVAEPPTRQGGGKVEDVGGLVSKLKELGAL from the exons ATGTCGGCACTACGGATCCTCGTCCCTGTGAAGCGGGTTATCGACTATGCG GTCAAGCCCCGAGTGAACAAGGCCCAGACGGGCGTCGAGACGGCCGGCGTCAAGCACTCGATGAACCCCTTTGACGAGCTCTCGGTCGAGGAGTCTGTGCGCATccgcgagaagaagcgagcccccggtggtgttgaggacatCTGCGTCATCTCGGCTGGACCCCCCAAGGCACAGGACGTGCTCCggacggcgatggcgatgggcgCGGACCGCGGCATCCATGTggagctcaaggacggcGAGGAACTGGAGCCCCTGACGGTGGCCAAGCTCCTGCGACAGGCGGCGGAGCAGCAGAAGAGCAACCTGGTGGTGCTGGGCAAGCAGagcatcgacgacgacgccaaCCAGACGGGCCAGATGTTGGCGGGTCTCCTGGGCTGGCCGCAGGCGACGCAGGCGAGCAAGGTCGAGTTCGGCGCCGGCGACGAGGTGATTGTGACCAAGGAGGTGGACGGCGGCGTCGAGACGGTTAAGGCCAAGCTGCCCCTGGTGATCACGACGGACCTGCGGCTCAACGAGCCCCGGTACGCCAGCCTGCCCAACAtcatgaaggccaagaagaagaagctcgaaaAGGTCAAGCTGTCCGACTTTGGGCTGGACAATGAGAAGCGCCTCAAGGTGCTCAAGGTTGCCG AGCCTCCCACTCGACAGGGTGGtggcaaggtcgaggatGTTGGTGGCCTGGTtagcaagctcaaggagcttggtGCGCTGTAA